The following coding sequences are from one Streptomyces angustmyceticus window:
- a CDS encoding dihydrofolate reductase family protein, with product MRKLTYFVASTVDGFIASPDSEHTMFAEGEDHGAWVLERMPETVPTAYRHLVPGLSETENRRFDTVLMGRGTYERGLRDGVTSPYGHLRQHVISRGLASVPDPAVELVSGDPLEFVRARKKEEGLDIWLCGGGKLAASLRDEIDELIVKINPVVIGSGVPLFDSAYSPQRYHAVTGQVFDSGVTIMTYAQRG from the coding sequence ATGCGCAAGCTCACGTACTTCGTCGCCTCGACGGTGGACGGGTTCATCGCCTCCCCCGACTCCGAACACACGATGTTCGCCGAGGGGGAAGACCATGGTGCATGGGTGCTGGAGCGCATGCCGGAGACGGTCCCCACGGCCTATCGGCACCTCGTCCCGGGGCTCTCCGAGACCGAGAACCGGCGTTTCGACACGGTGCTGATGGGCCGCGGCACCTATGAGCGCGGTCTGCGCGACGGTGTCACCAGCCCGTACGGCCATCTGCGCCAGCACGTCATATCCAGGGGTCTGGCAAGCGTCCCGGACCCCGCGGTGGAACTCGTCTCCGGGGACCCCCTGGAGTTCGTACGCGCACGGAAGAAGGAAGAGGGGCTGGACATCTGGCTCTGCGGTGGCGGCAAACTCGCCGCCTCGCTCCGGGACGAGATCGACGAACTCATCGTCAAGATCAACCCGGTCGTGATCGGCTCGGGTGTCCCGCTCTTCGACTCCGCCTACTCGCCGCAGCGCTACCACGCAGTCACGGGCCAGGTCTTCGACAGCGGCGTCACGATCATGACCTACGCCCAGCGCGGCTGA
- a CDS encoding alpha/beta fold hydrolase — translation MTSFVLPHALHGRGSHKVIAVHGWFADRSAFDPLLPDLDQEAFQYALVDLRGYGEARDAAGAYTSGEGAADVLALADLLGWDRFSVVGHSMGASVVQRVLAAAPLRVRRLVGISPVPASGLPLPPEQWELFSSAAHTPENRRAIIDLTTGGRRPAAWLDRMVRRSLRCSDAKAFRAWLDSWSGETFAAEVEGAAVPALAVTGALDPALTAELARATWMRWYANSELVEIGSAGHYAMDETPLELIRAVEDFLRADGDGDGPGAG, via the coding sequence GTGACTTCCTTCGTACTGCCTCATGCCCTGCACGGCCGGGGATCGCACAAGGTGATCGCCGTTCACGGCTGGTTCGCCGACCGGTCCGCCTTCGACCCGCTCCTGCCGGACCTGGACCAGGAAGCGTTCCAGTACGCGCTGGTGGATCTGCGGGGGTACGGCGAGGCCAGGGACGCGGCCGGCGCGTACACCTCGGGCGAGGGCGCGGCCGATGTGCTGGCGCTCGCCGACCTGCTGGGCTGGGACCGGTTCTCGGTGGTCGGCCATTCGATGGGTGCCAGTGTCGTCCAGCGGGTGCTGGCCGCGGCCCCGCTGCGGGTGCGCAGGCTCGTGGGTATCTCGCCGGTCCCCGCCTCCGGGCTGCCGCTGCCGCCCGAGCAGTGGGAGCTGTTCTCCTCGGCCGCGCACACGCCGGAGAACCGACGGGCCATCATCGACCTCACCACCGGCGGGCGGCGCCCGGCCGCCTGGCTGGACCGGATGGTGCGGCGCTCGTTGCGGTGCAGCGACGCGAAGGCGTTCCGGGCCTGGCTGGATTCCTGGTCCGGGGAGACGTTCGCCGCCGAGGTCGAGGGGGCGGCGGTGCCCGCGCTGGCCGTCACCGGGGCGCTGGATCCCGCGCTGACCGCCGAACTGGCGCGGGCGACGTGGATGCGGTGGTACGCCAACAGCGAGCTGGTCGAGATCGGCTCGGCGGGGCACTACGCCATGGACGAAACACCGCTGGAGCTGATCCGGGCCGTGGAGGACTTCCTGCGCGCCGACGGCGACGGCGACGGACCCGGCGCCGGATGA
- a CDS encoding DsbA family protein, which translates to MGLAVVCGAAGAVGQLARAHEATAVEAPEHAVGPAGGTKFDLPVRPTVPVTLTVYEDPRSPQSRAFAQRYAATLSHLLASGQLQVNYRLVTQSDKQYGGSGAQEAAAAAACAQDQGRFTAFMDQVWQHQPAPADDAFKDRNLLSDLAKKAGKINQDTFQLCVDRGQRKGWVAQSQSDFASAGLGEPPVVQLNGRPLPVPTSRLTPGKLTSLVNKEAQHVAAAAAP; encoded by the coding sequence GTGGGCCTCGCTGTGGTCTGCGGGGCGGCTGGAGCGGTCGGCCAGCTCGCGCGCGCTCACGAGGCGACCGCGGTGGAGGCGCCGGAGCACGCGGTGGGGCCGGCCGGCGGAACCAAGTTCGACCTGCCGGTCCGGCCGACCGTGCCGGTGACGCTCACCGTGTACGAGGACCCGCGCAGTCCGCAGTCCCGTGCCTTCGCCCAGCGCTACGCGGCCACGCTCTCCCACCTCCTCGCGTCCGGCCAGCTCCAGGTCAACTACCGCCTGGTCACGCAGAGCGACAAGCAGTACGGCGGGAGCGGCGCGCAGGAAGCGGCTGCCGCGGCCGCCTGCGCTCAGGACCAGGGGCGCTTCACCGCCTTCATGGACCAGGTGTGGCAGCACCAGCCGGCGCCCGCCGACGACGCGTTCAAGGACCGGAACCTGCTGTCGGACCTCGCGAAGAAGGCCGGGAAGATCAATCAGGACACGTTCCAGCTGTGCGTCGACCGCGGCCAGCGCAAGGGCTGGGTGGCACAGTCGCAGTCCGACTTCGCCTCCGCCGGCCTGGGCGAGCCCCCGGTCGTCCAGCTCAACGGCCGCCCCCTGCCCGTCCCCACCAGCCGGCTGACGCCCGGCAAGCTGACCTCCCTGGTGAACAAGGAAGCACAGCACGTCGCCGCGGCCGCCGCTCCTTGA
- a CDS encoding ABC transporter permease yields the protein MTGLRSWLVRRLLLGAGQTVAVVLLVFALTEALPGDAAVALAGDQPDPGRIAALRETLHLDRPAPVRLGEWAAGLLHGDLGTSLTSGRPVTSYLAAGFGPTLLLAALTLVLLVPAAGGLGVLAARHEGRLPDRLISAVTLALYAVPEFVLGVLLVAVLALRLGWLPPTAVGYGDDLLAHPAALVLPVLVLLARPVCSLTRLVRAGMIDALASPYVAHARRYGVPGTRIRYAHALPHALGPAAQQLARTVDWLLCGVIVVEALFVIPGLGTVLMNAVTERDIPVLQGLAVVFGCTAVVLNLGADLVTHRFVPRTGEAA from the coding sequence GTGACCGGCCTGCGGTCATGGCTGGTGCGCCGGCTGCTGCTCGGCGCCGGGCAGACCGTCGCGGTCGTCCTGCTGGTCTTCGCCCTCACCGAGGCGCTGCCCGGCGACGCCGCGGTGGCCCTCGCCGGAGACCAGCCCGACCCCGGACGGATCGCCGCCCTCCGCGAGACCCTGCACCTCGACCGGCCCGCCCCGGTCCGCCTGGGGGAGTGGGCGGCAGGGCTGCTGCACGGGGACCTCGGCACCTCGCTGACCTCCGGCCGCCCGGTCACCTCCTACCTCGCCGCCGGCTTCGGGCCGACCCTGCTGCTCGCCGCGCTCACCCTCGTCCTGCTGGTGCCGGCCGCCGGCGGCCTCGGCGTGCTGGCCGCCCGCCACGAAGGACGGCTCCCGGACAGGCTCATCAGCGCGGTCACCCTGGCCCTGTACGCCGTACCGGAGTTCGTCCTCGGCGTGCTGCTGGTCGCCGTCCTCGCGCTGCGCCTGGGCTGGCTGCCCCCGACCGCCGTCGGCTACGGCGACGACCTGCTCGCCCACCCCGCGGCGCTGGTGCTGCCCGTCCTGGTCCTGCTGGCCCGGCCGGTGTGCTCCCTGACGCGCCTGGTCCGCGCCGGCATGATCGACGCGCTGGCCTCGCCGTACGTCGCCCACGCCCGCCGCTACGGCGTTCCCGGCACGCGCATCCGTTACGCGCACGCCCTGCCGCACGCCCTGGGGCCCGCCGCCCAGCAACTCGCCCGCACCGTCGACTGGCTGCTGTGCGGCGTCATCGTCGTGGAGGCCCTCTTCGTGATCCCCGGACTCGGCACCGTCCTGATGAACGCCGTGACGGAACGCGACATCCCCGTCCTCCAGGGCCTGGCCGTCGTCTTCGGCTGCACCGCCGTCGTCCTCAACCTGGGCGCCGACCTGGTCACCCACCGCTTCGTGCCCCGGACAGGGGAGGCGGCATGA
- a CDS encoding MOSC and FAD-binding oxidoreductase domain-containing protein, whose amino-acid sequence MARLVSVNVGLPKDVSWRGRTVRTGIWKSPVTGPRTVRRLNIDGDGQGDLAGHGGEMRAVMVYQLDSYRYWQHELGRDDFVLGQFGENFTVEGLADDEVCIGDRYRIGDAVFEVTQPRVTCYRVGLRMDDPRMPALLVSHRRPGFYFRVIAEGEVAAGQDIIKIATGPGRMTVTEVDGLLYLPEHPRDRLERALRIDALSPGWQGSFQALLEQAAHGPAGTTGNAGLHAENAGAGPAWDGFRPLTVARVARESRSVISLWLADPDGTPLPAAAPGQYLTVRLDAGVDGPELVRSYSLSGQPGGDQYRISVKRESHGAASTRIHTRVRAGRHLQAAAPRGTFTLAPGRTPVILASAGVGVTPVEAMLRALADSRTTRQVWWLHGARNGDDHAFAAESRRLLAQLPHSHVRICYSRPRPEDRHGTDYTDTGHLSAALLTRVGLPTDADAYLCGPTAFMNDLTEALTAAGLGPGQIHTEVFGAGPALTPGIAATAARPPHPPAGAPGTGPAVSFARSGLTVPWKPEYRTLLELAEDCDVPVRWSCRTGVCHTCETGLLGGRVDYAPDPVGPPAGGNALICCSRPRGDVVLDL is encoded by the coding sequence GTGGCCAGGCTGGTCTCCGTCAACGTGGGTCTCCCCAAGGACGTCTCCTGGCGCGGGCGTACGGTCCGCACGGGCATCTGGAAGAGCCCGGTCACCGGCCCCCGGACGGTACGGCGGCTCAACATCGACGGCGACGGACAGGGCGATCTGGCCGGGCACGGCGGCGAGATGCGCGCGGTGATGGTCTACCAGCTCGACTCCTACCGCTACTGGCAGCACGAGCTGGGGCGCGACGACTTCGTCCTCGGCCAGTTCGGCGAGAACTTCACGGTCGAGGGGCTCGCCGACGACGAGGTGTGCATCGGCGACCGCTACCGGATCGGGGACGCGGTCTTCGAGGTCACCCAGCCCCGGGTGACCTGTTACCGCGTCGGCCTGCGGATGGACGACCCCCGGATGCCCGCCCTCCTGGTGTCCCACCGCCGGCCGGGCTTCTACTTCCGGGTCATCGCGGAGGGGGAGGTGGCGGCAGGACAGGACATCATCAAGATCGCCACAGGGCCGGGCCGGATGACCGTCACCGAGGTGGACGGCCTGCTGTACCTGCCCGAGCACCCTCGCGACCGCCTCGAACGGGCACTGCGCATCGACGCCCTGAGCCCGGGGTGGCAGGGCTCCTTCCAGGCCCTGCTGGAGCAGGCGGCGCACGGCCCCGCGGGCACCACCGGCAACGCCGGCCTGCATGCCGAGAACGCCGGCGCCGGGCCGGCATGGGACGGGTTCCGTCCCCTCACCGTGGCCCGGGTCGCGCGGGAGAGCCGCAGCGTGATCTCCCTCTGGCTCGCCGACCCCGACGGCACGCCCCTGCCCGCCGCGGCACCCGGCCAGTACCTCACCGTGCGCCTGGACGCCGGAGTGGACGGACCGGAGCTGGTGCGCAGCTACTCCCTGTCCGGTCAGCCGGGCGGCGACCAGTACCGCATCAGCGTCAAACGGGAGTCGCACGGCGCCGCCAGCACCCGTATCCACACCCGGGTCCGGGCCGGCCGGCACCTGCAGGCCGCCGCGCCCCGCGGCACCTTCACCCTCGCCCCCGGACGGACCCCCGTGATCCTCGCCTCGGCAGGGGTGGGCGTCACACCGGTCGAGGCCATGCTGCGCGCGCTCGCGGACTCCCGGACGACGCGCCAGGTGTGGTGGCTGCACGGGGCGCGCAACGGCGACGACCATGCGTTCGCGGCGGAGAGCAGGCGCCTGCTGGCACAACTGCCCCACAGTCACGTCCGCATCTGCTACAGCCGGCCCCGGCCCGAGGACCGGCACGGCACCGACTACACCGACACCGGGCACCTGTCCGCCGCGCTCCTCACCCGCGTCGGCCTCCCCACCGACGCCGACGCCTACCTCTGCGGCCCCACCGCCTTCATGAACGACCTCACCGAAGCCCTCACGGCGGCCGGCCTGGGCCCCGGGCAGATCCACACGGAGGTCTTCGGCGCCGGGCCCGCGCTCACCCCCGGCATCGCCGCGACCGCGGCCCGCCCACCGCATCCGCCCGCCGGAGCCCCCGGAACGGGGCCCGCGGTGTCGTTCGCCCGCAGCGGCCTGACCGTCCCCTGGAAACCGGAGTACCGCACGCTCCTGGAACTGGCCGAGGACTGCGACGTGCCCGTGCGCTGGTCGTGCCGTACCGGCGTGTGCCACACCTGCGAGACCGGACTCCTGGGCGGACGCGTGGACTACGCCCCCGACCCCGTCGGACCGCCCGCCGGGGGCAACGCCCTGATCTGCTGCTCACGGCCCCGCGGCGACGTGGTGCTCGACCTGTGA
- a CDS encoding ABC transporter substrate-binding protein → MYDGPLDNPRSPGLRRRGFLAAAGGAAGLGALALTGCTGPAGATAGGGGTPRRGGKLRAAFAGGGASETLDPHRASLFADAARAKALFDKLADFGADLAAEPRLAASWEPNDRLDRWTVRLRKASFHNGKPVTARDVLYSYRRIADPHQAFRARASLEPLDLAASRAPDQRTVEFALKRPTAEFPNLLAAFGAYIVPDGAQDFDHEPVGSGPFRFVSFTPGRSALFRRNDAYWDGAPHLDELEFLVANEESARLDSLLGGQVDYAHELTPTTARAHEGRGQIEIVRLRNSAMQSFAMKTDRPPFDDKRVREAFFLLADRKELVDGALSGAGEIGNDLFGKGYEYYADGLPQREPDLDRARHLLKQAGAEGLRVTLDTSAVAAGFTEAAAIFRDQAAKAGVRVKVAMGGKDSYWQDTLDSGTLCCYRSGAMPIESHFSQRLLTASTTNATQWRHKDFDALYQQAQSTRNTQDRAAVYARMQRRLHAEGGFLVWGFADWILGTARTVRGVAHRAPANTLDWARFDKVWLA, encoded by the coding sequence ATGTACGACGGCCCCCTCGACAATCCCCGCTCTCCCGGCCTGCGCCGCCGCGGCTTCCTCGCCGCGGCCGGTGGTGCGGCCGGACTCGGCGCCCTGGCGCTCACCGGATGCACCGGCCCCGCCGGCGCAACCGCCGGCGGTGGCGGCACGCCCCGCCGCGGCGGGAAGCTGCGCGCCGCGTTCGCCGGGGGCGGCGCGAGCGAGACCCTCGATCCGCACCGGGCAAGCCTCTTCGCCGACGCGGCCCGCGCCAAGGCCCTCTTCGACAAGCTCGCCGACTTCGGGGCCGACCTCGCCGCCGAGCCGCGCCTCGCCGCGTCCTGGGAGCCGAACGACCGACTGGACCGCTGGACGGTGCGACTGCGCAAGGCGTCCTTCCACAACGGCAAGCCGGTCACCGCCCGCGACGTCCTCTACAGCTACCGCCGCATCGCCGACCCCCACCAGGCGTTCCGCGCCAGGGCCTCGCTGGAGCCCCTCGACCTCGCCGCGAGCCGGGCTCCCGACCAGCGGACCGTCGAGTTCGCGCTGAAGCGGCCGACCGCCGAATTCCCCAACCTGCTGGCCGCGTTCGGCGCCTACATCGTCCCCGACGGCGCACAGGACTTCGACCACGAGCCGGTCGGCAGCGGCCCCTTCCGCTTCGTCTCCTTCACGCCGGGCCGCTCGGCCCTCTTCCGGCGCAACGACGCCTACTGGGACGGCGCGCCCCACCTGGACGAGCTGGAGTTCCTGGTCGCCAACGAGGAGTCCGCGCGCCTCGACTCGCTGCTGGGCGGCCAGGTCGACTACGCCCACGAGCTGACGCCGACGACGGCCCGCGCACACGAGGGCAGGGGCCAGATCGAGATCGTACGGCTGCGCAACAGCGCCATGCAGTCGTTCGCGATGAAGACCGACCGCCCCCCGTTCGACGACAAGCGGGTGCGCGAGGCGTTCTTCCTCCTCGCCGACCGCAAGGAACTCGTCGACGGCGCGCTGTCCGGCGCCGGGGAGATCGGCAACGACCTGTTCGGCAAGGGCTACGAGTACTACGCGGACGGCCTGCCGCAGCGCGAACCCGACCTGGACCGGGCCCGCCACCTGCTCAAGCAGGCCGGCGCGGAGGGACTCCGGGTCACCCTCGACACCTCCGCCGTCGCGGCCGGCTTCACGGAGGCCGCCGCCATCTTCCGCGACCAGGCCGCCAAGGCCGGAGTGCGGGTGAAGGTGGCGATGGGCGGCAAGGACAGCTACTGGCAGGACACCCTCGACTCCGGAACGCTGTGCTGCTACCGCTCCGGCGCGATGCCCATCGAGTCGCACTTCTCCCAGCGGCTGCTGACCGCCTCCACCACCAACGCCACCCAGTGGCGGCACAAGGACTTCGACGCGCTCTACCAGCAGGCCCAGTCCACCAGGAACACGCAGGACCGGGCCGCCGTCTACGCGCGCATGCAGCGCCGGCTGCACGCCGAGGGCGGCTTCCTGGTCTGGGGCTTCGCCGACTGGATCCTGGGCACCGCCCGCACCGTCCGCGGGGTGGCGCACCGGGCGCCCGCGAACACGCTCGACTGGGCCCGCTTCGACAAGGTGTGGCTCGCGTGA
- a CDS encoding class I SAM-dependent DNA methyltransferase has product MNHEAAATDDGAARPRNAEARPRHDASRPRHEVPPPRHENLLTDNPALYEARFPDDDRLAGRWAEDCLRRHGAGPRVLDIGCGTGRDAAHLHAAGRTVVAADLSDAMLAYARTHHPGPEHVRADLRGFDLRTEPFDAVVCLDSALLYCHTNAELDGFLASCRRSLAPGGLLVAEMRNGAYFLGRTDLLDTPAVNGFTWRGTTHTSTTTLSLDRAAQLLRRTRRWTADDGTPPYEQRSAWRLLFPQEIRHLLATHGFETLALHDGPGPRTEPAWQEGLGPGETADQDRLHLVARLTDPG; this is encoded by the coding sequence ATGAACCACGAAGCCGCCGCCACCGACGACGGAGCGGCCCGGCCGCGAAACGCAGAAGCCCGGCCGCGCCATGACGCATCCCGGCCGCGCCACGAAGTCCCCCCGCCGCGCCACGAAAACCTGCTGACCGACAACCCCGCGCTCTACGAGGCCCGCTTCCCCGACGACGACCGTCTGGCCGGCCGCTGGGCCGAGGACTGCCTGCGACGCCACGGGGCGGGACCCCGCGTCCTGGACATCGGCTGCGGCACCGGACGCGACGCCGCCCACCTGCACGCGGCGGGCCGTACCGTCGTCGCGGCCGACCTCTCCGACGCGATGCTCGCGTACGCCCGTACCCACCACCCGGGGCCGGAGCACGTCCGCGCCGACCTGCGCGGCTTCGACCTCCGCACGGAGCCCTTCGACGCCGTCGTCTGCCTGGACAGCGCCCTGCTCTACTGCCACACCAACGCCGAACTCGACGGCTTCCTGGCCTCCTGCCGGCGCAGCCTCGCCCCCGGCGGACTGCTCGTGGCCGAGATGCGCAACGGCGCCTACTTCCTCGGCCGCACCGACCTGCTCGACACCCCGGCCGTCAACGGCTTCACCTGGCGGGGCACCACCCACACCTCCACCACCACCCTCTCCCTCGACCGCGCCGCCCAGCTCCTGCGCCGCACCCGCCGGTGGACCGCCGACGACGGCACCCCGCCGTACGAACAGCGCTCCGCCTGGCGGCTGCTCTTCCCCCAGGAAATCCGCCACCTCCTCGCCACGCACGGCTTCGAGACCCTCGCCCTCCACGACGGGCCGGGCCCGCGGACCGAACCGGCCTGGCAGGAGGGCCTCGGCCCGGGAGAGACCGCCGACCAGGACCGGCTCCACCTCGTCGCCCGGCTGACCGATCCCGGCTGA
- a CDS encoding ABC transporter ATP-binding protein, with translation MNATDAAHVRDLRIEIDGRALVDGVSLRVPPGRITALIGASGSGKTTTGRALLGEYPPGAVVTGRVSVPDGLIGYVPQHPATVLNPARRISALLQDIARTQVRHLPRRARRAAVRQRVLRALDQARIPDGESLLRRYPHQLSGGQQQRLVLAQALLTGATTLVADEPTTGQDALTKQQIARQLAALARQGRAILLLSHDLDVVRALADDVHVLRAGRIVESGPPDRLQRSPQHPWTRALFAYTTATDTAMESANDADAATQTATDTATDTDATAPRQATAPETTPAAPNPVLHVRALTARHGRTTVLHPADLSLPPGCSALVGRSGSGKTTLARCLAGLHRTYDGEVLLDGAALPRSLRDRTRAQLAAVQYVFQDARAAFDEHRPVLDQVSRSAVRLRRVPAPEALADAERTLSALGLDGGLVRRRPAELSGGELQRAALARALLARPRVLICDEITSGLDTVARRTLRTVLTGLQRTHPDLSLLLITHDPDTAALATHTAVLDRGHLVEQGPTPQLLTAPRHSLTTALLRPAPDPNAASRAGHPDRPDHPLVHEDCRYV, from the coding sequence ATGAACGCCACCGACGCCGCCCACGTCCGAGACCTCCGCATCGAGATCGACGGCCGGGCCCTCGTCGACGGCGTGAGTCTCCGGGTGCCGCCCGGCAGGATCACCGCCCTGATCGGCGCCTCCGGCAGCGGCAAGACCACCACCGGACGCGCCCTGCTCGGCGAGTATCCGCCCGGCGCCGTGGTGACCGGCCGGGTGAGCGTCCCCGACGGCCTCATCGGCTACGTACCGCAGCACCCCGCCACCGTCCTCAACCCCGCCCGGCGGATATCCGCCCTCCTCCAGGACATCGCCCGCACCCAGGTCCGCCACCTGCCCCGCCGCGCCCGCCGCGCCGCCGTCCGGCAACGCGTACTGCGCGCGCTCGACCAGGCCCGGATCCCCGACGGCGAATCCCTGTTGCGCCGCTACCCCCACCAGCTCTCCGGCGGCCAGCAGCAGCGCCTCGTCCTCGCCCAGGCCCTCCTGACCGGCGCCACCACCCTCGTCGCGGACGAACCGACCACCGGACAGGACGCACTGACCAAGCAGCAGATCGCCCGCCAACTGGCCGCCCTGGCCCGCCAGGGCCGCGCGATCCTGCTCCTGAGCCACGACCTCGACGTGGTCCGTGCCCTGGCCGACGACGTCCACGTCCTGCGCGCCGGCCGCATCGTGGAGTCCGGCCCGCCGGATAGGCTCCAGCGCTCCCCACAACACCCTTGGACCCGCGCCCTGTTCGCCTACACCACCGCCACGGACACGGCCATGGAATCGGCCAACGACGCGGACGCAGCGACGCAGACAGCCACGGACACAGCCACGGATACGGACGCCACCGCCCCCCGCCAAGCCACCGCCCCCGAAACGACCCCCGCCGCCCCGAACCCCGTCCTCCACGTGCGGGCCCTCACCGCCCGCCACGGCAGGACCACCGTCCTGCACCCCGCCGATCTCTCCCTCCCACCGGGCTGCTCGGCCCTCGTCGGCCGCTCGGGCAGCGGCAAGACGACCCTCGCCCGCTGCCTGGCCGGCCTCCACCGGACCTACGACGGAGAAGTCCTGCTCGACGGGGCCGCGTTGCCCCGCAGCCTCCGTGACCGCACCCGCGCACAACTGGCGGCGGTGCAGTACGTCTTCCAGGACGCCCGCGCCGCCTTCGACGAACACCGCCCGGTCCTCGACCAGGTGAGCCGCAGCGCCGTACGGCTGCGCCGGGTCCCCGCCCCCGAAGCACTGGCCGACGCCGAGCGCACCCTGAGCGCCCTCGGCCTGGACGGCGGCCTCGTACGCCGCAGGCCCGCGGAGCTCTCCGGCGGCGAACTCCAGCGCGCCGCCCTGGCCCGCGCACTGCTGGCCCGCCCCAGGGTCCTGATCTGCGACGAGATCACCTCCGGCCTGGACACCGTGGCGCGCCGGACCCTGCGCACCGTCCTCACCGGCCTCCAGCGGACCCACCCGGACCTGTCCCTGCTTCTGATCACCCACGACCCCGACACCGCGGCCCTGGCCACCCACACCGCCGTACTCGACCGGGGCCACCTCGTCGAACAGGGCCCGACCCCCCAACTCCTCACCGCGCCCCGGCACTCCCTCACCACCGCACTGCTGCGACCCGCACCCGATCCGAACGCCGCGTCCAGGGCCGGCCATCCGGATCGTCCGGATCATCCGCTCGTACACGAGGACTGCCGATATGTTTGA
- a CDS encoding cytochrome P450 — translation MTAPVGSAARPDVPDVFDPRGYADGLPHAAYRLLRDRHPVAWQEEHEVLGWPAGPGFWAVTRHEDVVRVLKDAGTFSSRLGATQIRDPDPADLPFIRRMMLNQDPPDHGRLRRLVSRAFTPRRVERFGTAVRERARGLLTAAVDAARAGNGVRDLVTDVTDDFTLLNLADLLGVPPTERGLLLDWTRRVIGYQDPDESGPAAPGPDGRPADPRSPAMLQDMFAFARELAAHKRRHPGDDVMTVLASDDELATSELEMFFFLLTIAGNDTVRSAAPGGLLALAQHPETYHGLRTGAVGTAACAEELLRWHAPVLSFRRTAVRDTELAGQRIRAGEKVVVFHGSANYDERAFPAPHRLDPARSPNPHVSFGDGPHVCLGAHLARLQLRVLYEETSGLLPALTLAGRPRRLVSNFINGLKSLPLRLVDEEHG, via the coding sequence ATGACCGCGCCCGTGGGGAGTGCCGCCCGGCCGGACGTCCCGGACGTCTTCGACCCCCGCGGTTACGCGGACGGTCTGCCGCACGCGGCGTACCGGCTGTTGCGCGACCGGCACCCGGTGGCCTGGCAGGAGGAGCACGAGGTGCTCGGCTGGCCCGCCGGCCCCGGTTTCTGGGCGGTCACCCGGCACGAGGACGTCGTACGGGTCCTCAAGGACGCGGGCACCTTCTCCTCCCGCCTGGGCGCCACCCAGATCCGCGATCCCGACCCGGCCGATCTGCCGTTCATCCGCCGCATGATGCTCAATCAGGACCCCCCGGACCACGGGCGGCTGCGGCGCCTGGTCAGCCGTGCCTTCACCCCGCGCCGCGTCGAGCGGTTCGGGACGGCGGTACGCGAACGGGCCCGTGGCCTGCTGACCGCGGCCGTCGACGCCGCACGGGCGGGGAACGGGGTGCGTGACCTGGTCACCGACGTCACGGACGACTTCACCCTGCTCAACCTCGCCGATCTGCTCGGTGTGCCGCCCACCGAGCGCGGGCTGCTGCTGGACTGGACCCGGCGCGTCATCGGGTATCAGGACCCGGACGAGTCGGGCCCGGCCGCACCGGGTCCGGACGGCCGGCCCGCCGACCCGCGCTCCCCGGCGATGCTGCAGGACATGTTCGCCTTCGCGCGCGAACTGGCCGCTCACAAGCGACGGCATCCGGGCGACGACGTGATGACCGTCCTGGCCTCGGACGACGAACTGGCCACGTCCGAGCTGGAGATGTTCTTCTTCCTGCTGACCATCGCGGGCAACGACACCGTACGCAGCGCGGCACCCGGCGGCCTGCTGGCGCTGGCACAGCACCCCGAGACCTACCACGGGCTGCGTACCGGCGCGGTGGGGACGGCGGCGTGCGCGGAGGAACTGCTGCGCTGGCATGCGCCGGTGCTCAGCTTCCGCCGGACCGCCGTGCGCGACACCGAGCTGGCCGGGCAGCGGATCCGCGCCGGCGAGAAGGTGGTCGTCTTCCACGGCTCGGCGAACTACGACGAGCGCGCCTTCCCCGCCCCGCACCGGCTGGACCCGGCCCGCTCCCCCAACCCCCACGTCTCGTTCGGCGACGGACCGCACGTCTGCCTGGGCGCACACCTCGCCCGGCTGCAGCTACGGGTGCTGTACGAGGAGACGAGCGGACTCCTGCCGGCCCTGACACTCGCCGGGCGGCCACGGCGCCTGGTGTCGAACTTCATCAACGGGCTGAAGTCGCTGCCCTTGCGGCTGGTGGATGAGGAGCACGGGTAG